A single region of the Arthrobacter sp. zg-Y820 genome encodes:
- a CDS encoding type IV toxin-antitoxin system AbiEi family antitoxin, with protein MPATLFPYPGVLPAVTSTGGALFSAGGDFSSVELQAMEKDGLLKRVYADTYVRWDLEPDPVCRAVAAANCLSERLRARIMLGRLTAAWVYGCAPQPQRLQLLIDHGRRTTALAPFSIAVLHEVRLGPEDGMDIAGIMVTTPLRTAMDLARHGPRDQSVSALLAIAADPVLRCPLGRVRSALESVARLPGKSTALHRLDAAIALAASDQVPEPRLAPPPDQTRR; from the coding sequence ATGCCGGCAACGCTCTTCCCCTACCCCGGTGTGTTGCCGGCCGTCACCTCCACCGGCGGTGCATTGTTTTCAGCCGGAGGTGATTTTTCCAGTGTTGAGCTGCAGGCCATGGAAAAGGACGGTCTGCTGAAGCGGGTCTACGCTGACACCTACGTCCGCTGGGACCTGGAGCCCGACCCGGTGTGCCGAGCCGTCGCGGCGGCCAACTGCCTGTCCGAACGGCTGCGGGCACGAATCATGCTGGGACGCCTCACCGCCGCCTGGGTGTACGGCTGCGCGCCGCAGCCGCAGCGGCTGCAGCTGCTGATTGACCACGGCCGCCGCACCACGGCGCTGGCGCCCTTCAGCATCGCCGTCCTGCATGAGGTGCGGCTCGGTCCTGAGGACGGCATGGACATCGCGGGCATCATGGTGACCACTCCCCTGCGCACCGCCATGGACCTTGCCCGCCACGGCCCCCGGGATCAGTCAGTCAGCGCCCTGCTGGCCATCGCTGCGGACCCCGTGCTCCGCTGTCCGCTCGGCCGCGTCCGCAGCGCGCTGGAGTCCGTTGCCCGGCTGCCGGGCAAGTCAACGGCACTGCACCGCCTGGATGCCGCCATCGCGCTGGCGGCGTCGGACCAGGTGCCGGAGCCCCGGTTGGCACCGCCGCCGGATCAGACGCGGCGCTGA
- the hisS gene encoding histidine--tRNA ligase, with product MARKASLSGFPEWLPQERLVELHVLDVLRRTFELHGFTNIETRAVETVGQLLRKGEIDKEVYALSRLQAEEGEAAGKQDPNQLALHFDLTVPFARYVVENAGHLAFPFRRYQIQKVWRGERPQEGRAREFTQADIDVVGDGDLPFRYDVELALVIAEALGALPIPDFKIRVNNRKLAEGFYRGIGLQDTAGVLRSIDKLEKIGAARVSELLQEELGASAEQAAAALKLASIRTEDMSFVEQVRALGVSNDLLEEGLDELSQVIAEAVKRAPGRVVADLSIARGLDYYTGTVYETVLVGHEALGSICSGGRYDSLAAKGSRTFPGVGLSIGVTRLVMRILSQNFAEANRSVPTAVLVTLADDDSWSAAQDIAADLRGRGISVEVAAKAEKFGKQIKYADRRGIPFVWFTREDGTHEVKDIRSGDQVPADPQTWTPPAEDLSAQVTRVPSA from the coding sequence ATGGCACGCAAGGCCTCACTGTCCGGTTTCCCCGAATGGCTGCCGCAGGAGCGCCTTGTCGAACTCCACGTCCTGGACGTCCTGCGGCGCACCTTTGAACTGCACGGCTTCACCAATATCGAGACGCGTGCGGTGGAAACCGTGGGCCAGCTGCTGCGCAAGGGTGAGATCGACAAGGAAGTTTATGCACTGAGTCGGCTGCAGGCCGAAGAAGGCGAGGCCGCCGGCAAGCAGGACCCGAACCAGCTGGCGCTGCACTTCGACCTCACCGTGCCCTTTGCCCGGTATGTGGTGGAGAACGCCGGACACCTGGCCTTTCCGTTCCGCCGGTACCAGATCCAGAAGGTTTGGCGCGGAGAGCGTCCGCAGGAGGGCCGCGCCCGCGAATTCACGCAGGCGGACATCGACGTCGTCGGCGACGGCGACCTGCCGTTCCGGTACGACGTCGAGCTGGCGCTGGTGATTGCCGAAGCCCTCGGCGCCCTGCCCATCCCGGACTTCAAGATCCGGGTGAACAACCGCAAGCTGGCCGAGGGCTTCTACCGGGGGATCGGCCTGCAGGACACCGCCGGTGTGCTGCGCAGCATCGACAAGCTGGAGAAGATCGGTGCCGCGCGGGTCTCCGAGCTGCTGCAGGAGGAACTGGGTGCCAGCGCCGAACAGGCCGCCGCCGCCCTGAAGCTGGCCTCCATCCGCACCGAGGACATGTCGTTCGTGGAGCAGGTCCGTGCGCTGGGTGTCTCCAACGACCTGCTCGAAGAGGGCCTGGACGAGCTGTCCCAGGTCATCGCCGAAGCCGTCAAGAGGGCTCCGGGCCGCGTGGTGGCGGACCTGAGCATCGCCCGGGGCCTGGACTACTACACGGGCACCGTGTATGAAACGGTGCTGGTCGGCCATGAAGCCCTGGGCTCCATCTGCTCCGGCGGCCGCTACGATTCGCTGGCGGCCAAGGGCAGCCGGACCTTCCCCGGCGTCGGCCTGTCGATCGGGGTGACGCGCCTGGTCATGCGCATCCTGAGCCAGAACTTCGCCGAAGCGAACCGCAGCGTGCCCACCGCCGTCCTGGTGACCCTGGCGGATGATGATTCCTGGTCAGCCGCTCAGGACATCGCCGCTGACCTGCGGGGCCGCGGGATTTCGGTAGAGGTGGCCGCGAAAGCGGAAAAGTTCGGCAAGCAGATCAAATATGCCGACCGCCGCGGCATCCCGTTTGTCTGGTTCACCCGTGAGGACGGCACCCACGAGGTCAAGGACATCCGTTCCGGGGACCAGGTGCCGGCCGATCCGCAGACCTGGACGCCGCCTGCCGAGGACCTTTCCGCGCAGGTCACCCGGGTCCCGTCCGCCTGA
- a CDS encoding adenosine deaminase, with protein sequence MSLSPSAAPLPCAELHLHIEGTLEPELIFELAERNGIRLPYADLAELRSRYEFTDLQSFLDLYYANMEVLRTEADFADMTRSYLRRAAAAGVRHVEMMVDPQAHLLRGVPLETCINGVAGVLAGSMEEFGVSSGLIAAFLRDHPAAEAEGVLRRLLALDAPILGIGLDSAELGNPPEGFIELYRMARDAGLKCVAHAGEEGPSHYIDQALDLLLVDRIDHGIRCLDDSDLVDRLVRERIPLTICPLSNVRLRSVDTLADHPLPQMLARGLNVSVNSDDPAYFGGYVDDNFRLLEHTFNLSTDQLQELAVNSVEASFAPPARQVELLDLIRAWRRARDSADA encoded by the coding sequence ATGTCGCTTTCCCCCTCCGCCGCCCCGCTGCCCTGCGCCGAACTCCACCTGCACATCGAAGGCACGCTTGAACCCGAGCTGATTTTCGAGCTGGCCGAGCGCAACGGCATCCGGTTGCCCTATGCCGATCTCGCCGAGCTGCGGAGCCGGTATGAGTTCACCGACCTGCAGTCCTTTTTGGACCTCTACTACGCCAACATGGAGGTGCTGCGGACCGAGGCCGATTTTGCCGACATGACCCGTTCCTATCTGCGCCGGGCCGCGGCCGCCGGGGTGCGCCATGTGGAGATGATGGTTGATCCGCAGGCGCACCTGCTCCGCGGGGTTCCGCTGGAAACCTGCATCAACGGTGTCGCCGGAGTGCTGGCCGGAAGCATGGAGGAGTTCGGTGTCTCATCGGGACTGATCGCCGCGTTCCTGCGGGACCATCCGGCTGCCGAAGCCGAAGGCGTCCTGCGCCGGCTGCTTGCCCTGGACGCTCCCATTTTGGGAATCGGCCTGGACTCGGCCGAACTGGGCAACCCGCCCGAGGGCTTCATCGAGCTCTACCGGATGGCCCGGGACGCCGGCCTGAAATGTGTGGCCCACGCCGGGGAAGAAGGGCCGTCGCACTATATTGACCAGGCCCTGGACCTTCTTCTGGTGGACCGGATCGACCACGGGATCCGCTGCCTGGACGATTCCGACCTGGTGGACCGCCTGGTGCGGGAACGGATTCCCCTGACCATCTGCCCGCTGTCCAACGTCCGGCTGCGGTCGGTCGACACCCTGGCCGACCATCCGCTGCCGCAGATGCTGGCCCGCGGGCTCAATGTCTCGGTGAATTCTGATGATCCGGCGTATTTCGGCGGCTACGTTGACGACAATTTCCGCCTGCTGGAGCACACCTTCAACCTTTCCACGGACCAGCTCCAGGAACTGGCGGTCAACTCGGTGGAAGCGTCATTCGCCCCGCCGGCCCGCCAGGTGGAACTGCTGGACCTGATCCGAGCCTGGCGGAGGGCGCGGGACTCGGCTGACGCCTAG
- a CDS encoding DUF349 domain-containing protein, which yields MTDSQKSDETVSRPVPEASDTQRPAAPSPAAFAARHPAPAAAAEGGPAAAPKPIVAAPPVRSTSLEEAARFARVEEDGHVFLIVNGEEFPVGQYPDASRDEALAYFVRKYDDVASQLALLEARVQAKAPTTDMLKTLKHLGEQVAERKMVGDVLALDAQIETLRTSIKEAEAAERAEAEAVKARELAAREAIVAEAEEIAAKDPATIQWKTSSNRMNELFESWKAAQKNGPRLGRSNEDSLWKRFRSARTVFDRHRRAYFSQLDSENTAAKRAKEALIVRAEELATSTDWGNTAAEYRQLMDEWKASKRASRKDDDALWARFRAAQDTFFAARQAANEVIDEEFAANLTVKEELLKEAQGILPVRDLTAARKALNSIRDRWEAAGKVPRADMGRMEAGIRKIEEAVKAAEDEHWQKSNPETKARTNSALSQLEATIASLEEDLAKAEKAGNAKKIADAREALEARQQWLAMLQKSAEDFS from the coding sequence GTGACAGACAGTCAGAAATCCGACGAAACAGTTTCCAGGCCCGTCCCGGAGGCTTCCGACACGCAACGGCCCGCAGCGCCCAGTCCGGCAGCCTTCGCCGCCCGGCACCCGGCGCCTGCCGCAGCTGCGGAGGGCGGTCCGGCCGCCGCTCCCAAGCCGATAGTTGCGGCACCACCGGTGCGCTCGACGTCCCTTGAGGAAGCGGCCCGCTTCGCCCGGGTCGAGGAAGACGGCCACGTTTTCCTGATTGTGAACGGCGAAGAGTTCCCGGTGGGCCAGTATCCCGATGCCAGCCGCGACGAGGCCCTCGCCTACTTCGTGCGCAAGTACGACGACGTCGCCAGCCAGCTTGCGCTGCTGGAGGCCCGCGTGCAGGCCAAGGCTCCCACCACCGACATGCTCAAGACGCTGAAGCACCTCGGTGAGCAGGTTGCCGAGCGCAAGATGGTCGGCGACGTGCTGGCCCTCGACGCGCAGATCGAGACCCTGCGGACGAGCATCAAGGAGGCCGAAGCCGCAGAACGGGCCGAGGCCGAAGCCGTCAAGGCCCGTGAGCTTGCCGCCCGCGAAGCGATCGTGGCCGAGGCCGAGGAAATTGCCGCCAAGGATCCCGCCACGATTCAGTGGAAGACCAGCAGCAACCGGATGAACGAATTGTTCGAGTCCTGGAAGGCGGCGCAGAAAAACGGCCCGCGCCTGGGCCGCAGCAACGAAGACAGCCTGTGGAAGCGGTTCCGTTCCGCCCGCACCGTCTTTGACCGCCACCGCCGTGCCTACTTCTCCCAGCTGGACAGCGAAAACACTGCTGCCAAGCGGGCCAAGGAAGCGCTGATTGTCCGTGCCGAAGAGCTGGCCACCTCCACCGACTGGGGCAATACGGCTGCCGAATACCGCCAGCTGATGGATGAGTGGAAAGCCTCCAAGCGCGCCAGCCGCAAGGATGACGATGCCCTGTGGGCGCGCTTCCGCGCCGCCCAGGACACGTTCTTTGCCGCCCGCCAGGCAGCCAACGAGGTCATCGATGAAGAATTCGCTGCGAACCTGACGGTCAAGGAGGAACTGCTCAAGGAAGCCCAGGGCATCCTTCCGGTCCGCGACCTCACCGCTGCCCGCAAGGCACTGAACTCCATCCGCGACCGCTGGGAGGCGGCCGGCAAGGTTCCGCGTGCCGACATGGGGCGGATGGAAGCCGGAATCCGCAAGATTGAGGAAGCCGTCAAGGCCGCCGAGGATGAGCACTGGCAGAAGAGCAATCCGGAAACCAAGGCGCGCACCAACAGTGCCCTGAGCCAGCTCGAAGCCACGATCGCGTCCCTCGAGGAAGACCTGGCGAAAGCCGAGAAGGCCGGCAACGCGAAGAAGATCGCTGACGCCCGGGAAGCCCTCGAAGCCCGCCAGCAGTGGCTGGCCATGCTGCAGAAGTCAGCCGAGGACTTCTCCTAG
- a CDS encoding APC family permease, protein MSGSSADKQPLGGFDATTVGIGCMVGGGIFVVLPPVADAAGFALSASLALAALVAYCSAASTFLLSAGLRNAGHRNEGGTARSAARVLMGPQMGFFTGWTLVCALVPSAAVLALTFGLYVLPEYARPAAAGAAVAATALNLFGLDRGTWIIRFVLAFVLGVLGFGVVVAFNEAGGQAPDPGVLEEATSTAGLLQGAGFAYFAFAGYARMAAMGFRVREPDRIVPRVLPAMVLVALGLYILVGQSLLAWFSGPEALAAALTPLRDPVAAVGLGIGTGAVAIAAGAASLSGAWVLIEGSARTAAAMADDGDLPRPFGHTGRSRHVPWPAAAVAGAVVVLLVLTASLTTLLGLACFALLLHAAITNMCGYALEQRRWYTPRAVNLVGLAGALVTALSLPPLVILLMLIVLGFGLVVRLTIPRAAAP, encoded by the coding sequence GTGTCCGGAAGCTCCGCAGACAAACAGCCGTTGGGTGGCTTCGACGCCACGACCGTGGGAATCGGCTGCATGGTGGGCGGCGGTATTTTCGTTGTTCTGCCACCAGTTGCGGATGCCGCCGGCTTCGCCCTTTCCGCGTCGCTGGCCCTGGCCGCCCTGGTGGCCTACTGCTCGGCGGCCTCAACGTTCCTGCTCAGCGCCGGACTGCGCAACGCCGGGCACCGCAATGAAGGCGGCACGGCGCGTTCGGCGGCGCGGGTCCTGATGGGTCCGCAGATGGGGTTTTTCACCGGCTGGACGCTGGTGTGCGCATTGGTTCCGTCGGCGGCGGTGCTGGCGCTGACCTTTGGCCTGTATGTGCTGCCCGAGTACGCCCGGCCGGCCGCCGCCGGAGCAGCTGTCGCGGCGACCGCCCTGAATCTTTTCGGCCTGGACCGCGGCACCTGGATCATCCGTTTCGTGCTGGCCTTCGTCCTGGGCGTGCTGGGCTTCGGCGTCGTGGTCGCCTTCAACGAGGCCGGCGGACAGGCCCCGGACCCCGGGGTGCTGGAGGAGGCGACGTCGACTGCCGGGCTGCTGCAGGGCGCGGGCTTCGCGTACTTTGCCTTCGCCGGCTATGCCCGGATGGCTGCCATGGGCTTCCGTGTCCGGGAGCCGGACCGCATCGTTCCCCGCGTCCTTCCGGCCATGGTCCTGGTGGCTCTGGGCCTGTACATCCTGGTGGGGCAGTCGCTGCTCGCCTGGTTCTCCGGGCCGGAGGCCCTGGCAGCCGCACTCACGCCGCTGCGCGACCCGGTGGCCGCGGTGGGGCTGGGCATCGGCACCGGCGCGGTGGCCATTGCCGCGGGTGCCGCCAGCCTCTCAGGAGCGTGGGTGCTGATTGAGGGAAGCGCACGCACCGCAGCGGCAATGGCCGACGACGGCGACCTCCCCCGCCCGTTCGGACACACGGGACGCTCCCGTCACGTCCCCTGGCCCGCTGCCGCGGTGGCCGGCGCCGTCGTCGTGCTCCTGGTGCTCACGGCGAGCCTGACGACGCTGCTGGGCCTGGCCTGTTTCGCCCTGCTGCTGCACGCCGCGATCACGAACATGTGCGGTTATGCCCTGGAGCAGCGGCGCTGGTACACCCCGCGGGCCGTGAACCTGGTGGGTTTGGCCGGCGCCCTGGTCACGGCGCTGAGCCTGCCGCCGCTGGTGATCCTGCTGATGCTGATCGTGCTGGGGTTCGGACTGGTGGTGCGGCTGACGATCCCCCGCGCCGCGGCACCCTAG
- the aspS gene encoding aspartate--tRNA ligase, with amino-acid sequence MLRTHALGSLRAEHIGQTVTLAGWVARRRDHGGVAFLDLRDASGVAQVVVREEDVFHSLRNEYVLQITGTVQKRPEGNENPSLATGEVEVMADKVVVLNTSDPLPFQIDEHVEVGEEARLKHRYLDLRRPAPARNMRLRSEANRIARNLLHDEGFVEIETPTLTRSTPEGARDFVVPARLAPGSWYALPQSPQLFKQLLQVGGFEKYYQIARCYRDEDFRADRQPEFTQLDIEASFVEEDDIIALGESVVKALWKLIDVEIPTPIQRMTYADAMARFGSDKPDLRFGLELTELTDFFKDTTFRVFQAPYVGAVVMPGGASQPRRTLDAWQEWAKQRGAKGLAYVLVQEDGTLTGPVAKNLTDFERENLAEKVGAKPGDCIFFGAGDKSTSRALLGAARVEIGHRTGLIDPNEWAFVWIVDAPMFEPASAAVAAGDVAVGGGAWTAVHHAFTSPKPEFMDTFDTDPESALAYAYDIVCNGNEIGGGSIRIHQRDVQERVFQVMGLSQEDAQEKFGFLLEGFKYGAPPHGGIAFGWDRVVALLAGTESIRDVIAFPKSGGGYDPLTAAPAPITAQQRKEAGVDFKPEAKKPEAKKDDA; translated from the coding sequence GTGCTGCGCACTCATGCCCTTGGTTCCCTGAGGGCCGAGCATATTGGACAGACCGTCACTCTCGCTGGCTGGGTGGCCCGACGGCGGGACCACGGCGGGGTTGCCTTCCTTGACCTCCGCGATGCCTCCGGTGTAGCCCAGGTAGTGGTTCGTGAAGAGGACGTCTTCCACAGCCTGCGCAACGAATACGTCCTGCAGATCACCGGCACTGTGCAGAAGCGGCCGGAGGGCAACGAGAACCCGTCGCTGGCCACCGGTGAAGTGGAAGTCATGGCGGACAAGGTGGTTGTGCTGAACACCTCAGACCCGCTGCCGTTCCAGATCGACGAGCACGTTGAAGTTGGCGAGGAAGCACGCCTGAAGCACCGCTACCTCGATCTGCGCCGCCCGGCTCCTGCCCGCAACATGCGCCTGCGTTCCGAGGCAAACCGGATCGCCCGCAACCTGCTGCACGACGAGGGCTTCGTTGAAATCGAAACCCCCACGCTGACCCGCTCCACCCCTGAGGGTGCCCGCGACTTCGTGGTGCCGGCACGCCTGGCTCCGGGTTCCTGGTACGCGCTGCCGCAGTCCCCGCAGCTGTTCAAGCAGCTGCTGCAGGTGGGCGGATTCGAAAAGTACTACCAGATTGCCCGCTGCTACCGCGATGAGGACTTCCGCGCGGACCGCCAGCCGGAATTCACGCAGCTGGACATTGAAGCCAGCTTCGTCGAGGAAGACGACATCATCGCGCTCGGCGAATCCGTGGTGAAGGCGCTGTGGAAGCTGATTGACGTCGAGATCCCCACCCCGATCCAGCGCATGACCTACGCCGACGCCATGGCGCGCTTCGGTTCGGACAAGCCGGACCTGCGCTTCGGCCTGGAGCTGACCGAGCTGACCGACTTCTTCAAGGACACCACGTTCCGTGTCTTCCAGGCTCCCTACGTGGGCGCCGTCGTCATGCCCGGCGGTGCCTCGCAGCCCCGCCGCACCCTGGACGCCTGGCAGGAATGGGCCAAGCAGCGCGGCGCGAAGGGCCTGGCCTACGTGCTGGTCCAGGAGGACGGAACCCTGACCGGTCCCGTCGCCAAGAACCTCACCGACTTCGAGCGCGAAAACCTCGCGGAGAAGGTCGGCGCCAAGCCCGGCGACTGCATCTTCTTCGGAGCCGGCGACAAGAGCACCTCGCGTGCCCTGCTCGGCGCCGCCCGCGTGGAGATCGGCCACCGCACCGGACTGATCGATCCCAACGAGTGGGCCTTCGTCTGGATCGTTGACGCTCCCATGTTCGAGCCGGCATCGGCCGCAGTCGCCGCCGGTGACGTGGCGGTGGGCGGCGGCGCCTGGACGGCCGTGCACCACGCGTTCACGTCCCCCAAGCCCGAGTTCATGGACACCTTCGACACGGATCCGGAATCGGCCCTGGCCTACGCCTACGACATTGTCTGCAACGGCAACGAAATCGGCGGCGGCTCGATCCGTATCCACCAGCGCGACGTGCAGGAGCGCGTCTTCCAGGTCATGGGCCTTTCGCAGGAGGACGCGCAGGAGAAGTTCGGCTTCCTGCTCGAGGGCTTCAAGTACGGCGCTCCGCCCCACGGCGGCATTGCCTTCGGCTGGGACCGTGTGGTTGCCCTGCTGGCCGGCACCGAGTCCATCCGCGACGTCATTGCCTTCCCGAAGTCCGGCGGCGGCTACGACCCGCTGACCGCGGCACCGGCTCCGATCACTGCTCAGCAGCGCAAGGAAGCCGGCGTGGACTTCAAGCCTGAGGCCAAGAAGCCCGAAGCCAAGAAGGACGACGCCTAA
- a CDS encoding peptidylprolyl isomerase, with the protein MAATRQDRETRRRIARMQARRNLQQSHGRRRTRDNLFAGAAGALVLALAVALQVAWFSSNPTPEETRLIEQQAAAATAEPTPEPTESAAGIPDKSTAEGRVFSGTLATSAGNLDVELDGAAAPQAVAVFASLAESGFFAGKTCHRLTTAETMGVLQCGSLNGDGAGDPNYQWGPVENAPADGVYPAGSIAVARAGTTDSHGTQFFLVYKDSIIPQDTGGYTIMGKLTSGLDVLESVAAQGAVENGAETSDGQPKTPVTIDSFTLK; encoded by the coding sequence GTGGCCGCCACCCGCCAAGACCGCGAAACCCGCCGGCGCATCGCCAGGATGCAGGCCAGACGCAACCTGCAGCAAAGCCACGGCAGGCGCCGCACCCGGGACAACCTCTTCGCCGGTGCGGCCGGCGCGCTGGTCCTCGCTCTTGCCGTGGCCCTGCAGGTTGCGTGGTTCTCGTCCAATCCGACGCCGGAGGAAACCCGGCTCATCGAGCAGCAGGCAGCCGCCGCAACTGCCGAGCCCACGCCTGAGCCGACCGAAAGCGCCGCGGGCATCCCGGACAAGTCGACCGCCGAGGGCCGGGTCTTTTCCGGAACCCTGGCCACCAGCGCCGGGAACCTCGATGTCGAACTCGACGGCGCCGCCGCCCCGCAGGCCGTGGCCGTCTTTGCGTCCCTGGCTGAGTCGGGGTTCTTCGCCGGCAAGACCTGCCACCGCCTGACCACGGCCGAAACCATGGGAGTGCTCCAGTGCGGTTCGCTCAACGGGGACGGCGCCGGCGACCCCAACTACCAGTGGGGGCCGGTGGAGAACGCGCCGGCCGACGGCGTGTATCCGGCCGGGTCCATCGCAGTGGCCCGCGCGGGTACCACGGACAGCCACGGCACGCAGTTCTTCCTGGTGTACAAGGACTCGATTATTCCGCAGGATACGGGCGGCTACACGATCATGGGTAAGCTAACCTCAGGGCTGGATGTTCTGGAATCGGTCGCCGCACAGGGAGCTGTGGAAAACGGCGCGGAAACCTCGGACGGCCAGCCGAAAACCCCGGTGACGATAGACTCGTTTACCCTGAAGTAA
- a CDS encoding bifunctional (p)ppGpp synthetase/guanosine-3',5'-bis(diphosphate) 3'-pyrophosphohydrolase encodes MLEPLLRTVRVNNPKEDLDLIQRAYLVAERSHEGQKRKSGDPYITHPVAVATILAELGMTGTTLAAALLHDTVEDTSYTLDELRRDFGPEVAMLVDGVTKLDKVTFGDAAQSETVRKMVVAMAKDIRVLVIKLADRLHNARTWRFVSQESSARKARETLEIFAPLAHRLGMNTIKWELEDLSFAALHPKVYDEIVRMVGDRTPEREKYLSTVRTQIADDLHAVKIKATITGRPKHYYSIYQKMIVRGKDFDDIHDLMGVRVLVDSVRDCYATLGALHARWNPLPGRFKDYIAMPKFNMYQSLHTTVIGPGGKPVEIQIRTHDMHRRAEYGVAAHWKYKDGSKTPAGSENNDMGWLRSLVDWQQETSDPDEFLDSLRFEINAREVFVFTPKGEVMALPAGSTPVDFAYAVHTEVGHRTIGARVNGKLVPLNSELEHGDWVEIFTSKAEGAGPSQDWQGFVKSPRARNKIRQWFTKERREEAIDKGKDLLTRGMRKQNLPLQRLMTHDALVTVAQELHHQDISALYAAVGDGHTSAQNVIEHLVSLMGGHQGAEEDLAETPVSTAARRPKFSDSGVTVRGVGDVWVKLARCCTPVPPDPIIGFVTRGSGVSVHRSDCRNVSELRDQPDRIVPVDWAPTQSSVFLVEIQVEALDRKSLLSDVTRVLSENHVNILSASVNTSSDRVAMSKFVFEMGDPKYLDHILSAVRKIDGVFDVYRTTGSQRRV; translated from the coding sequence ATGCTCGAGCCGCTGCTCCGCACGGTCCGGGTCAACAATCCCAAAGAGGACCTGGATCTGATCCAACGGGCCTATCTGGTGGCCGAACGCAGCCATGAGGGGCAGAAGCGCAAGAGCGGCGATCCCTACATCACCCACCCGGTGGCGGTGGCGACCATCCTCGCCGAGCTGGGCATGACCGGCACCACCCTGGCCGCGGCCCTGCTGCACGACACGGTGGAAGACACCAGCTACACCCTGGACGAGCTGCGCCGCGACTTCGGCCCCGAAGTGGCCATGCTCGTGGACGGCGTCACCAAGCTGGACAAGGTGACGTTCGGTGACGCCGCGCAGTCCGAAACGGTGCGCAAGATGGTTGTGGCCATGGCCAAGGACATCCGGGTCCTGGTCATCAAACTTGCTGACCGCCTGCACAACGCCCGCACCTGGCGGTTTGTCTCGCAGGAATCCTCGGCCCGCAAGGCGCGCGAGACCCTGGAAATTTTCGCACCGCTGGCCCACCGCCTCGGCATGAACACCATCAAGTGGGAGCTCGAGGACCTCTCCTTCGCCGCCCTGCATCCGAAGGTGTACGACGAGATTGTGCGCATGGTCGGGGACCGCACCCCGGAACGCGAGAAGTACCTCTCCACCGTCCGCACCCAGATCGCCGATGACCTGCACGCGGTAAAGATCAAGGCCACCATCACCGGCCGGCCCAAGCACTATTACTCGATCTACCAAAAGATGATCGTTCGGGGCAAAGACTTCGACGACATCCATGACCTGATGGGTGTGCGCGTCCTCGTTGACTCGGTGCGCGACTGTTACGCGACCCTTGGCGCCCTGCATGCGCGGTGGAACCCCCTGCCGGGGCGTTTCAAGGACTACATCGCCATGCCGAAGTTCAACATGTACCAGTCGCTGCACACCACGGTGATCGGTCCCGGCGGAAAGCCGGTGGAAATCCAGATCCGCACGCACGACATGCACCGCCGCGCCGAGTACGGTGTTGCCGCGCACTGGAAGTACAAGGACGGCTCCAAGACGCCGGCCGGTTCCGAAAACAATGACATGGGCTGGCTCCGGTCGCTGGTCGACTGGCAGCAGGAAACCTCGGACCCGGACGAGTTCCTGGATTCGCTGCGCTTCGAGATCAACGCCCGCGAAGTGTTTGTCTTCACCCCCAAGGGCGAGGTGATGGCCCTGCCCGCCGGCTCCACACCGGTGGACTTCGCCTATGCCGTTCACACTGAGGTGGGACACCGGACCATCGGAGCCCGCGTCAACGGAAAGCTGGTGCCGCTGAACAGCGAGCTCGAGCACGGTGACTGGGTGGAAATCTTCACGTCCAAGGCGGAAGGCGCCGGACCCAGCCAGGACTGGCAGGGCTTCGTCAAGAGCCCCAGGGCCCGGAACAAGATCCGGCAGTGGTTCACCAAGGAACGCCGGGAAGAGGCCATCGACAAGGGCAAGGACCTGCTCACGCGCGGCATGCGCAAGCAGAACCTGCCGCTGCAGCGGCTGATGACCCACGACGCCCTGGTCACGGTGGCACAGGAACTGCACCACCAGGACATCTCCGCTCTCTACGCGGCGGTCGGCGACGGGCACACCTCGGCGCAGAACGTCATCGAACACCTGGTCTCGCTCATGGGCGGGCATCAGGGCGCCGAAGAGGACCTCGCGGAAACCCCGGTCTCAACGGCCGCCCGCCGGCCCAAGTTCTCCGACTCCGGCGTGACGGTGCGCGGTGTTGGCGACGTCTGGGTGAAGCTGGCCCGCTGCTGCACGCCGGTGCCGCCGGACCCGATCATTGGCTTTGTCACCCGCGGTTCAGGCGTCTCGGTGCACCGCAGCGACTGCCGCAACGTGTCCGAACTTCGGGACCAGCCGGACCGCATTGTTCCGGTGGACTGGGCTCCCACGCAGTCCTCGGTCTTCCTGGTGGAAATCCAGGTGGAAGCCCTGGACCGCAAGAGCCTGTTGTCGGACGTCACCCGGGTGCTCTCCGAAAACCACGTGAACATTCTCTCGGCCAGCGTGAACACCTCCAGTGACAGGGTGGCCATGTCCAAGTTTGTGTTCGAGATGGGCGACCCCAAGTATCTCGACCACATCCTGAGTGCGGTCCGGAAGATCGACGGCGTGTTCGACGTCTACCGCACGACCGGGTCTCAGCGCCGCGTCTGA